Proteins from one Nitrospirota bacterium genomic window:
- a CDS encoding PhoU domain-containing protein, which yields GDLAVNIAERALELNEEPLLKPYIDIPRMSQISQGMTRDALDAFVERDKRLAMDVIMRDDEVDDLKHQILQELLFFMVQDPSTATRAMKISFVAQYLERIADHATNIAEMVIYLVAGKIIRHMQHPEEETAK from the coding sequence TGGGAGACCTCGCCGTCAACATAGCGGAGCGCGCCCTGGAGCTCAACGAGGAGCCGCTGCTGAAGCCCTACATCGATATTCCCCGGATGAGCCAGATCTCGCAGGGCATGACGAGGGACGCCCTCGACGCCTTTGTGGAGCGGGACAAGCGGCTTGCGATGGACGTGATCATGCGGGACGATGAAGTGGACGACCTCAAGCACCAGATCCTGCAGGAGCTGCTCTTCTTCATGGTGCAGGACCCGAGCACCGCGACGAGGGCGATGAAGATCAGCTTCGTGGCCCAGTATCTGGAGCGCATCGCGGACCACGCGACGAACATCGCCGAGATGGTCATCTACCTGGTCGCCGGCAAGATCATCCGCCACATGCAGCACCCCGAGGAAGAGACCGCGAAGTAG